One region of Pogona vitticeps strain Pit_001003342236 chromosome 1, PviZW2.1, whole genome shotgun sequence genomic DNA includes:
- the COL10A1 gene encoding collagen alpha-1(X) chain, producing MKLQISTVLMLLSMAFVHGSEGFYPERYQKQPSVPMKGPHFLPFGIKSHVVQERGEQGLPGPQGPPGPRGLPGPAGAPGKPGYGNQGPPGPQGPPGLSGVGKPGLPGPQGKPGERGLPGEKGDMGPAGLPGPRGLPGAAGIPGPAGISVAGKEGLPGPQGPRGAPGEKGEPGIPGVNGQKGETGFGVPGRPGEKGLPGPQGPAGPPGPAGVGRPGERGFPGQPGIKGDRGLPGISGAMGSPGAQGPPGEPGQPGIGKPGPSGTPGLPGIPGAKGLPGTPGLTGPPGLPGFGKPGLPGMKGDRGAEGLPGIPGAKGEQGPAGAPGEPGSVGAPGSMGPQGARGAAGENGIPGLKGDRGLPGAAGFPGTKGERGLPGSDGKPGFSGEPGLPGPKGLPGLPGPKGDTGHAGPAGLPGPMGSPGPKGTAGVNGEPGPRGPPGIPGTKGPIGTPGIPGVPGSKGEMGAPGLPGPAGIATKGLDGPMGPAGPPGPKGHSGEPGLPGPPGPPGPPGEMVPQGQAIAGLPVMKAGAIQGLTGMPVSAFTAILSKAYPPSAAPIRFDNVLYNRQQHYDPRSGIFTCRIPGLYYFAYHVHVKGNHVWVGLYKNGSPIMYTFDEYKKGYLDQASGSAVIDLTENDQVWVQLPNNESNGLFSSEYVHSSFSGFLFAQI from the coding sequence ttgtaCAGGAAAGGGGAGAACAAGGACTTCCTGGCCCGCAAGGCCCTCCTGGCCCGAGAGGACTACCAGGCCCAGCAGGTGCTCCAGGAAAACCCGGGTACGGAAACCAAGGCCCTCCAGGACCACAAGGGCCCCCAGGACTTTCGGGTGTTGGAAAACCCGGCCTTCCAGGTCCACAAGGAAAGCCAGGAGAAAGAGGACTTCCTGGTGAAAAGGGAGATATGGGACCTGCTGGCCTTCCTGGCCCAAGAGGTCTCCCTGGGGCCGCCGGAATTCCTGGTCCTGCCGGGATTTCTGTTGCTGGTAAAGAAGGACTGCCAGGGCCACAAGGGCCAAGGGGTGCCCCAGGAGAAAAAGGTGAGCCTGGCATACCTGGTGTAAATGGACAGAAGGGAGAAACTGGATTTGGGGTTCCCGGTCGCCCAGGAGAGAAAGGTCTGCCAGGGCCACAGGGACCTGCTGGGCCACCGGGACCTGCAGGGGTAGGGAGGCCTGGGGAAAGGGGTTTTCCAGGTCAGCCAGGTATTAAAGGGGACAGGGGCTTGCCTGGCATCTCAGGAGCAATGGGATCCCCTGGTGCCCAAGGACCTCCTGGAGAGCCAGGGCAACCGGGCATTGGAAAACCTGGGCCAAGTGGAACACCAGGATTGCCAGGAATTCCTGGAGCAAAAGGGCTCCCAGGGACCCCTGGCTTGACTGGGCCTCCTGGTCTCCCTGGATTTGGAAAACCTGGACTGCCTGGGATGAAGGGAGACAGAGGAGCTGAAGGCCTCCCTGGTATCCCAGGAGCAAAGGGAGAGCAAGGCCCGGCTGGAGCCCCAGGGGAACCGGGATCAGTCGGTGCACCGGGGAGCATGGGGCCTCAAGGGGCCAGGGGTGCCGCTGGTGAAAATGGCATACCAGGTCTCAAAGGCGATAGGGGGCTTCCAGGTGCAGCTGGCTTCCCAGggacaaaaggagagagaggcctTCCAGGATCAGATGGGAAGCCAGGGTTTTCAGGGGAACCAGGACTTCCTGGCCCAAAGGGGCTGCCAGGTTTGCCAGGTCCCAAAGGAGACACAGGCCACGCTGGACCAGCAGGCCTACCTGGACCAATGGGTTCCCCAGGACCTAAAGGAACGGCAGGAGTCAATGGGGAGCCAGGTCCAAGAGGTCCACCTGGAATACCTGGCACAAAAGGACCAATTGGCACTCCAGGTATTCCAGGGGTCCCTGGCAGCAAAGGGGAAATGGGTGCACCTGGATTACCAGGTCCAGCTGGTATTGCTACAAAGGGTTTAGATGGGCCTATGGGACCTGCTGGACCTCCAGGCCCCAAAGGCCACTCTGGAGAGCCTGGATTGCCAGGTCCTCCCGGTCCACCTGGACCTCCTGGGGAGATGGTGCCACAAGGGCAGGCTATAGCAGGCCTCCCTGTTATGAAGGCTGGTGCAATCCAAGGCCTGACGGGTATGCCAGTGTCAGCCTTCACTGCCATTCTTTCCAAAGCATACCCTCCATCAGCGGCCCCTATCCGGTTTGATAACGTTTTGTACAATAGGCAGCAGCACTATGACCCTAGGTCAGGCATCTTCACTTGCAGGATACCAGGACTTTACTACTTTGCTTACCATGTTCATGTGAAAGGAAATCATGTTTGGGTTGGTTTGTACAAGAATGGCTCACCCATCATGTACACATTTGATGAATATAAGAAAGGATACCTTGATCAGGCGTCTGGGAGCGCTGTTATCGATCTGACAGAGAATGACCAAGTTTGGGTACAGCTACCCAACAATGAATCAAATGGTCTGTTCTCTTCAGAATATGTTCACTCCTCCTTCTCAGGTTTCTTATTTGCACAGATTTAA